A window from Purpureocillium takamizusanense chromosome 3, complete sequence encodes these proteins:
- a CDS encoding uncharacterized protein (EggNog:ENOG503NX6F~COG:P~TransMembrane:6 (i111-129o169-187i194-214o220-238i250-268o280-304i)) yields the protein MPAMQRRFQDRLAAQVQTRKTNDGAVIENPLAYMTDQELEEDVKEFAERKLPMVPYEQILRAARVAKDIRMYDEIARRPGFDTRNRLPVILTDEEKTALRRERDVTFSERGMWTVIATVSLAALLQGFVQSSWNGAALYDNEWGLTTTEADNRSESDDWRLGAASASPWFVAALVGCPLSLPINYWFGRRGGISIAAALIFCSSIGAVFARTWIDLMCVRIINGLGMGIKAVSTPILASETAVGFWRGSAILAWQLWVAFGIMTSFGFNMIFTTASSPRIVFGLINGAPMVPSLALFIMAVWVCPESPRYHLMRGPNYNVEKAYRILQRVRNTELQALRDLYVVHKALDLENVGFGDLDDNAALSPGFFWVIRDFFTQYKQLFQQRRLYNAVISTGTVNLAQQLCGVNVCAFYSGTLFSRVGKQSILIEMAYSLGFGQ from the exons ATGCCAGCCATGCAGCGCAGGTTCCAGGAtcggctcgccgcccaggtcCAGACCAGAAAGACCAACGAtggcgccgtcatcgagaACCCACTGG CGTACATGACGGACCAGGAGCTGGAAGAGGATGTCAAGGAATTCGCCGAGAGGAAGCTGCCGATGGTTCCCTACGAGCAGATCTTGCGGGCCGCGAGGGTGGCCAAGGACATACGCATGTACGACGAAAtcgcgcgacggccgggcTTCGACACACGCAACAGGCTCCCCGTCATcctcaccgacgaggagaagactGCGCTACGACGAGAACGAGACGTCACCTTTAGCGAACGAGGAATGTGGACCGTCATTGCTACGGTTTCTCTGGCAGCATTGTTGCAGG gctTTGTGCAGTCTTCATGGAACGGCGCCGCGTTGTATGACAACGAGTGGGGGCTCACGACGACCGAGGCCGACAACCGTAGCGAATCTGATGACTGGCGCCTCGGGGCAGCGAGTGCATCTCCATGGTTtgtcgctgccctcgtcggctgTCCCCTATCCCTGCCCATAAATTACTGGTTCGGCAGGAGAGGTGGGATCAgcatcgcggcggccctgATCTTCTGTAGCTCGATTGGAGCCGTGTTTGCGAGGACGTGGATCGACTTGATGTGCGTGCGCATCATCAACGGGCTTG GGATGGGTATCAAGGCTGTGAGCACCCCGATTCTGGCCTCGGAGACTGCTGTCGGCTTCTGGCGTGGCTCTGCGATCCTCGCGTGGCAGCTCTG GGTCGCATTCGGCATCATGACGAGCTTCGGCTTCAACATGATCTTCACAACCGCATCGAGCCCTCGCATCGTCTTTGGCCTTATTAACGGGGCGCCCATGGTGCCCAGCCTAGCCCtcttcatcatggccgtctgGGTCTGCCCCGAGTCACCCCGCTACCACCTCATGCGAGGGCCCAACTACAACGTCGAGAAGGCATACCGCATCCTGCAGCGCGTCCGAAACACAGAG ctgcaagCGCTGCGCGACCTGTATGTCGTGCATAaggcgctcgacctcgagaacgtcggcttcggcgatTTGGACGACAACGCCGCGCTGTCACCGGGCTTCTTCTGGGTGATCCGAGACTTTTTCACGCAGTACAAGCAGCTTTTCCAGCAGCGCCGGTTGTACAATGCGGTGATTTCGACGGGAACGGTCAATCTGGCACAGCAGCTCTGTGGAG TCAACGTGTGCGCATTCTACTCTG GCACTCTGTTCAGCCGTGTCGGCAAACAGTCCATCCTGATTGAGATGGCGTACAGCCTTGGATTTGGTCAGTAG
- a CDS encoding uncharacterized protein (EggNog:ENOG503NX6F~COG:P~TransMembrane:2 (i28-46o52-77i)) — MAYSPGLGPIPFTLASESFPLSHREAGTSWAISINFFFAAILSLFFPSVNSAIGQAGSLGLFAALNVLALVLVFLLVEETKRRSLEDLDHIFAVSKRDFMRFQVTEILPWFLGKVLLRNKTKRPQLYKDLIWGSYAGEGDTRSRIMDELDGVETVRSYSVAQSPWSEGGPSHIAFAMSPITPASTVDVGGLFGRNPNAVEIGDSRPALAKLDSPLGSHPPSYQNEDAANNASSDSPGAAYENDLKCEYRKEQ; from the exons ATGGCGTACTCGCCGGGTCTAGGTCCCATTCCGTTTACGCTGGCCTCGGAGAGCTTCCCACTATCGCATCGAGAAGCG GGAACCTCGTGGGCCATTTCCATCAATTTCTTCTTTGCAGCTATTCTCTCCTTGTTCTTCCCAAG CGTCAACTCTGCCATCGGCCAGGCAGGCTCCCTGGGGCTGTTCGCCGCGCTCAACGTCCTGGCACTGGTGCTCGTGTTCCtgctggtggaggagacGAAGCGGCGCAGCCTGGAAGACCTGGACCACATCTTTGCGGTGTCGAAGCGGGACTTTATGCGCTTCCAGGTGACGGAGATCCTGCCGTGGTTCCTGGGcaaggtgctgctgcgcaacAAGACGAAGCGGCCGCAGCTATACAAGGACCTGATCTGGGGCTCAtacgcgggcgagggcgataCGCGGTCGCGCAtcatggacgagctggacggcgTGGAGACGGTGCGGTCCTACTCGGTCGCGCAGTCGCCCtggagcgagggcggcccCTCGCACATTGCCTTCGCCATGAGCCCCAtcacgcccgcgtcgaccGTAGACGTCGGGGGGCTGTTCGGACGGAACCCCAACGCCGTGGAGATTGGAGACAGCAGGCCCGCGCTGGCCAAGTTGGACTCGCCGCTCGGAAGCCACCCGCCCAGCTACCAGAACGAGGATGCGGCCAACAACGCGTCGTCGGACAGCCCCGGCGCGGCTTACGAAAACGATTTGAAGTGCGAGTATCGCAAGGAACAGTGA
- a CDS encoding uncharacterized protein (CAZy:GH5~EggNog:ENOG503NUZ4~COG:G): MASFRLTIEDGQFRDSHGRQVVLRGINVAGDAKLPSEPDQPSHVGDDFFDGDNVTFHKRPFSKDDAPTHFARLRRYGFNTIRYVFTWEAIEAAGPGIYDEAWIQHTIDVLRVAKSYGFYVFMDPHQDVWSRFTGGSGAPMWTIYACGMNPQSFAATEAALVQNTYPDPDTFPKMIWSTNYFRLAAGTMFTMFFAGKDFAPNCVIDGVNIQDYLQSHFVDACGQLAKRIHEAGDLEGTVVMGWESMNEPNRGMIGYVDLSVIPKEHPLKKGTCPTMWQTFLTGMGRACEIDTWEMGGLGPYKTGTTLIDPHGEIAWLPEGYDDSKYGWKRDPAWRLGECVWAQHGVWDPETDTLLRKDYFQKNPQTGKAIDYPEFNNTYFMDFYRRYRDTCRKHHKDCIMLLQYPTLELPPQIKGTADDEPLMAFTPHFYDGITLMTKHWNSTWNVDVVGVLRGKYLHPAFAIKIGETAIRNCLKDQLATLRQEGIDRTGKHPCILTEFGIPYDMDDKKAYKTGDYTSQSAALDANYFGVEGSQIEGHCLWVYNTNNDHERGDQWNGEDLSILSLDDKLPPLSFLPKTSLPNQSATSLLKLSAMNREGGGDDEAVTPGNLQRTLTNPSISSTPSLKDPELTNAPGYRAAEAFIRPTPTVVSGDVLATGFDLRKCTYSLKVKAAKPADNDAPTVVFLPEFHFPKDQAEVTVSAGKWELSADEDEGPLLQWLRWWHPEGEHTLNVRGVVRKHNVPEGSAEEAGYLEQCQEGYGFNFGSCSVM, from the coding sequence ATGGCGTCCTTCCGCCTGACCATCGAGGACGGCCAGTTCCGCGAcagccacggccgccaggtCGTCCTGCGTGGCATcaacgtcgccggcgacgccaagcTGCCCAGCGAGCCCGACCAGCCCTcgcacgtcggcgacgacttcttcgacggcgacaacgtcACCTTTCATAAGCGGCCGTTTTCCAAAGACGATGCGCCCACGCACTTTGCCAGGCTGCGCCGCTACGGCTTCAACACCATCCGCTACGTCTTCACCTGggaggccatcgaggcggcgggccctgGCATCTACGACGAGGCGTGGATCCAGCACACCATCGACGTCCTGCGCGTCGCAAAGTCGTACGGCTTCTACGTCTTCATGGATCCGCACCAGGACGTCTGGTCGCGCTTCAccggcggctccggcgcccCCATGTGGACCATCTACGCCTGCGGCATGAACCCCCAGAGCtttgccgccaccgaggccgCCCTTGTCCAGAACACGTATCCCGACCCCGACACGTTCCCCAAGATGATTTGGTCTACAAACTActtccgcctcgccgccggtaCCATGTTCACAATGTTCTTTGCCGGCAAGGACTTTGCGCCCAATTgcgtcatcgacggcgtcaacatCCAGGACTACCTCCAGAGCCACTTCGTCGACGCAtgcggccagctcgccaagcGCATacacgaggccggcgacctcgagggcACTGTCGTCATGGGGTGGGAGAGCATGAACGAGCCGAACCGCGGCATGATCGGCTATGTCGACCTGAGCGTCATCCCCAAGGAACACCCGCTGAAGAAGGGCACATGCCCCACCATGTGGCAGACGTTCCTCACCGGCATGGGCAGGGCCTGCGAGATCGACACTTGGGAAATGGGCGGCTTGGGCCCGTACAAGACGGGCACCACGCTCATCGACCCCCACGGCGAGATTGCATGGCTTCCCGAGGGCTACGACGACTCCAAGTACGGCTGGAAGCGTGACCCCGCCTGGAGGCTCGGCGAGTGCGTATGGGCGCAGCACGGTGTATGGGATCCCGAGACGGATACGTTGCTGAGAAAGGACTATTTTCAAAAGAACCCGCAAACCGGAAAGGCCATCGACTACCCCGAGTTCAACAACACGTACTTTATGGACTTTTACAGGAGGTACCGCGACACGTGTCGCAAGCACCACAAGGATTGCATCATGCTCTTGCAGTACCCGAcgctggagctgccgccTCAGATCAAGGGCACCGCAGATGACGAGCCGCTGATGGCGTTTACGCCGCACTTTTACGACGGCATCACTCTCATGACGAAGCATTGGAACAGCACATGGAACGTCGACGTTGTTGGTGTGCTCCGGGGAAAGTACCTGCATCCTGCCTTTGCCATCAAAATTGGCGAGACTGCCATTCGCAATTGTCTCAAGGACCAGCTGGCCACGCTGCGACAGGAAGGCATCGACCGGACCGGCAAACACCCCTGCATACTGACCGAGTTTGGCATCCCGTACGACATGGATGACAAGAAGGCATACAAGACGGGCGACTACACGAGTCAGTCGGCGGCACTCGATGCCAACTACTTTGGCGTCGAGGGCTCGCAAATAGAAGGACACTGCCTGTGGGTGTacaacaccaacaacgaccacgagcgcggcgaccAGTGGAACGGCGAAGACCTGTCCATCTTGTCCCTCGACGATAAGCTCCCGCCGCTGTCGTTCCTCCCCAAGACCTCCCTGCCAAACCAGTCGGCCACGAGCCTCTTGAAGCTCTCCGCCATGAATagggaaggcggcggcgacgatgaggccgTCACCCCAGGCAATCTCCAGCGGACGCTCAccaatccatccatcagcTCCACGCCCTCGCTCAAGGACCCCGAGCTGACCAACGCTCCCGGttaccgcgccgccgaggcatTCATCCGGCCCACCCCCACGGTCGTCTccggcgacgtcctcgccacggGCTTTGACCTGCGCAAGTGCACCTACAGCCTCAAAGTTAAGGCcgccaagcccgccgacaacgacgcgCCGACGGTGGTGTTCCTGCCCGAATTCCACTTCCCCAAGGACCAGGCCGAGGTGACCGTCTCGGCGGGCAAGTGGGAgctcagcgccgacgaggacgagggcccgctgctgcagtgGCTGCGCTGGTGGCACCCGGAGGGCGAGCACACGCTCAACGTGCGCGGCGTGGTTAGGAAGCACAACGTCCCCGAAGGctcggccgaggaggccgggtACCTGGAGCAGTGCCAGGAGGGGTACGGGTTCAACTTTGGGAGCTGCTCCGTCATGTGA